In Bacteroidota bacterium, the DNA window ATGAGTTTAGGATTGTTCTAAAAAAGTAAAAGTTGAATCCCTGCCTGTCAGACAGGGATGATTAAAATAATTTTTATAATTTAGTAAATTTCTTATAAATCTTGTTGCTATTTGTTGAAAGTTCTACAAAATAAACACCAGGTTTTAATGCCTTAGTGTCAATTGAAACCAAATTATTCCCTTCAATATATTCAGCCAAATAGTTGTTATAATAAGTTTTATCCAATACATCAACAATTATTAATTTCTATTTTTTCAAATTCCTTATTGATGTCTAAAGATTCTTTTGAAGAATACTGATAACCTTCTATTAGTCTTTTCTCTATTAATTTGTTTTGGGATTTTTTGATGTAGTCATTTATCGCATTATTGATAAAGCCCTGAATATTCATGGTATATAAACTTATTTTTTTTTCAAGTTCATCCGATATTTGAAA includes these proteins:
- a CDS encoding T9SS type A sorting domain-containing protein: MDKTYYNNYLAEYIEGNNLVSIDTKALKPGVYFVELSTNSNKIYKKFTKL